The genomic region GTAGCCCTTCTCCCACAACGGGTTGGCGTGTTGCTTGATTTCCCCCCACGGCAGCTTGATGTTGCGCACCGTCTTGTCGTCATGGTGCTGCGCCGTGATCGGAATGCCGTAGTCGTCCGGTCGGACGTACGGGTTGGTCGTGAAGATGGCGTTCGGCAGATACGGGGTCGCCTCCGGGCCTTCCCGGTGAACGATGAAGTTTTCCCCGTACTCGATCGCCTCGGGCTCCACCCGATACGTTTCCAACCGCCCGGATCGCGTCCACTGCGGCTTGCTCTCGTTGACCTCTTCCCAGAGCGGATGGCGCGGATAGGTTCGCACCATGACCATCCAGCCCTTTTCCGACTTCAGCATCACGTCGGCGCTATAGCCGTACAACGTGCTCGACGCATCGAACACGCGCTGCGCATAGACGTCGACGCGATTTAGGTAGACGAAGTGGAAGACGTCCCGTATCTTCGTATCACCGGTCATCTCCGACAACTTGGCCGCGACCCCGGCAAAGGTATCCAGGTCGTTGCGGGTGTCGTACAACGGCCGGATGCCGCCCTTCCAGACCTGAATCCAGGGATTCGACACCGTCGCCGTCATCTCCGGATAGGTGAATTCCATCCAGGAGTTGCAGGCAAACGCGATGTCGGCGTGGTTGACGTCCGAGGTCATCTCGATGTCTTGCGTGATGATCATCTCGATGTTCGGATCCACGTTGCGCACCATGTCATAGTGGTGCTTGGAATTGTTGAGGACGTTCACGTTGACGACCCACCGCACCTTGCTCGGGCTCGGCATGTGCGTCTTACCCGTGAACACCTTGCGTCCGTACTTCGGCGTATTGACGATCAGGGCGGTGTCGCCGTGGTTCCAATAGCCGGGCTCCTCGCCGTAGTAGTAGGTCTTGTAATGGATTTCCTTCCCGTGTGCGTTCGGATCCAGATTCGTGTGCCACGGGTCTTCCGACAGATGGACTCCCGCGCCGGCGCCTGACCACGGCGCCGCGTTCCAGATGCCCACCTTGTAGTTGCCGGACCAAGTATGACAACCCGTGCCGAACTTGCCGACGTTGCCGGTCAAAATCATAACCAGCGCCGCCGCCCGTCCCATCGACGTCATGTGGAAATAGTGACACACGCCTTCGCCGTTGTGAATCGCGGCGGGCTTGACCGTGCCACAGTCCCGCGCCCAGCGGACGATCAGGTCCTTGGGCGACCGGTTGATCTGATGCACCGTGTCCAGATCGTAATCCTGGAAGTGCACCATGTAGAGCTGATAAATCGGCGCGACGTCGACTTCGCGGCCGTTGAGCATCTTCACCCGGTAGGTCCCGGTGAGCGCCGCATCGACGCCCGTTTCCTGGTAGTGCACGCCCACTTGTTCACGATGGAGCGGCACCGCCTGCTTCTTGTTGAGGTCCCAGACCATCATGCCGCCAAGCCGCTGGATGTATTCCGGCTTGAGGCCCTGTATGCGGCCCGAATACGAGTGGCTGAAATCGGGCAATGCATAATCCTTGACGACGTCCCGCGGATCCAAATACTGCAGGGTATCGGTCCGCACGAGAAGCGGCATGTCGGTGAACTGCTTCAGAAAATCGATGTCGTGCAGATTCTCCTCGACGATGATCCGGCTGGCCCCGAGGAACAGGGCGCCGTCAGACTCCGGACGCACCGGAATCCAATAATCGGCGCGGTAGGCCGTCGGATTGTATTCCGGCGTGATGACCACGATGCGGCCGCCACGCTCGATGGACTCAAGCTTCCAGTGGGCTTCCGGCATCTTGTTTTCGGTGAAGTTCTTGCCCCAGCTCGTATTGAGCTTGGAGAAGCGCATATCGGAGAGGTCAGTGTCGCAATTCTGCGTCCCGTTCCACCACGGCTGGGACGGGTCCTGGTCGCCGTGCCAGGTATAGTTGTTCCAATACCGTCCGCCCTGGGCCTGGTCCGGACCGACTTTTCTGATCCAGGCGTCGACCAGTGGCAGAACGCTGTTATTAAAACGGGTATTGCCGTGCTTGCCCAGCAACCCGAGAATCGGCATACCGGCGCGATGCTTGAAGCACCGGACTCCGGCGCCCTTCATCATCTCGATCATTTCCGGCGCATAGCCCTGCTCGCGCAGACGCCGCGCGCCCGCTTCGCCGCTGTAGCGGGTCCCGATGACGATCAGGCCCTTGCCCGCATAGGTGAAGGCCGTATCCCAGGACACCCGAATCATATCGTCGAGGAAGCGGCTGTCGAACTTGTACTTCCGCTTCGTCTCCGGCGTGAGCTCCGGGGAGCCGTCGTCCATCCACTGCTTCCAGCCCTTCCGCATCAACGGTCCCTTCAACCGATACGGCCCGTAGACGCGGCGATGGAACGTGAATCCCTTCAAGCACATGCGCGGATTGTGCGCGAACGTCCCGCGGTTGCCGTAGAGATCTTCGTAGGTTTGATGGTCATAGTTCTGCTCCACCCGCATGACGACGCCGTTGCGGACGAACGCCCGAATGCGGCATGCATGGGTATCGTTCGGAGAGCAGACCCAGGTAAATGACGAATCGTACCGGTACTGATCGTGATACACCCGCTCCCAGGAGCGGTCCGGATAATCGCCCAGCGGGTTCCCGACTTCGATGACCGGCTGTAAGGCCGTCAACGCCAGGACCTTGTCCGCTACCGCCACCGCGGCCACGGTGCCCGCCGAGATCTTTAAGAATTGTCGACGTGACCAAACCATGAGGATAGTCCTCCTTGCTGTGAAAATAAAAAGCCCGATGATATGCGCCCCTACGTATCGAGAACCTTCTCGAACTCCACCTCCTTTCCCTCCACCGTTTTCGGACAGATCGCGCCGATTGCCGGTGGAGCCGTCGGTTTCGATATGGCAACTCCCATAC from Nitrospira japonica harbors:
- a CDS encoding molybdopterin-dependent oxidoreductase, whose translation is MVWSRRQFLKISAGTVAAVAVADKVLALTALQPVIEVGNPLGDYPDRSWERVYHDQYRYDSSFTWVCSPNDTHACRIRAFVRNGVVMRVEQNYDHQTYEDLYGNRGTFAHNPRMCLKGFTFHRRVYGPYRLKGPLMRKGWKQWMDDGSPELTPETKRKYKFDSRFLDDMIRVSWDTAFTYAGKGLIVIGTRYSGEAGARRLREQGYAPEMIEMMKGAGVRCFKHRAGMPILGLLGKHGNTRFNNSVLPLVDAWIRKVGPDQAQGGRYWNNYTWHGDQDPSQPWWNGTQNCDTDLSDMRFSKLNTSWGKNFTENKMPEAHWKLESIERGGRIVVITPEYNPTAYRADYWIPVRPESDGALFLGASRIIVEENLHDIDFLKQFTDMPLLVRTDTLQYLDPRDVVKDYALPDFSHSYSGRIQGLKPEYIQRLGGMMVWDLNKKQAVPLHREQVGVHYQETGVDAALTGTYRVKMLNGREVDVAPIYQLYMVHFQDYDLDTVHQINRSPKDLIVRWARDCGTVKPAAIHNGEGVCHYFHMTSMGRAAALVMILTGNVGKFGTGCHTWSGNYKVGIWNAAPWSGAGAGVHLSEDPWHTNLDPNAHGKEIHYKTYYYGEEPGYWNHGDTALIVNTPKYGRKVFTGKTHMPSPSKVRWVVNVNVLNNSKHHYDMVRNVDPNIEMIITQDIEMTSDVNHADIAFACNSWMEFTYPEMTATVSNPWIQVWKGGIRPLYDTRNDLDTFAGVAAKLSEMTGDTKIRDVFHFVYLNRVDVYAQRVFDASSTLYGYSADVMLKSEKGWMVMVRTYPRHPLWEEVNESKPQWTRSGRLETYRVEPEAIEYGENFIVHREGPEATPYLPNAIFTTNPYVRPDDYGIPITAQHHDDKTVRNIKLPWGEIKQHANPLWEKGYQFYCVTPKTRHRVHSQWSVNDWVQIYESNFGDPYRMDKRTPGVGEHQLHINPQAAKDRGINDGDYVYVDGNPVDRPYRGWKPSDPYYKVARLMIRAKYNPAYPYHVTMAKHAPYVSTAKSVKGHETRPDGRAIAVDTGYQSNFRYGAQQSFTRSWLMPMHQTDSLPGKHANGLKWKWGFEIDHHAVNTVPKECLIRITKAEDGGIGARGPWEPVRTGFTPGQENEFMIKWLKGEHIKIKV